GCTTGTCGATAGTGTTTCGGATCTTCTCGAGGTCAGTTTCCGCCCACTGAGCATGAGTGACGACTGACTTCACACCTCCTTCGAGGCGAGCGAGGAACCCGGATCGTTTCTGGGCGAGGGTTTTTTCCTCCTCGTCAGTGCGGTGGAGGTTTTCGCGGACGAGGTTTTCGGGAACTCCGTCTGGATGAGTTCCAATCGGTGTGGAAAGGATCAACGCGGAGTTTTCGTAGGAGTACTTGGCCTTCATCTCGACACCGCCGATGACAGCTACCGGGACTGGCTCTGTCTTTCGGTCGCGAGCAATCGTGGCCAGCGCAGCGGTGAGCCCGGCCGTGGCATCAGCCCGGTTGCTGTAGGTGATACCAGCGATGGTCCAGGTCCGCTGTTCGGCATCAGCTTCGACCCATTCTCCAGCCTGCGGCTCCAGAGCCGTGAGCCGGGCGACCAGGGCCTGCTGCTGCGGGAGGTTCAGCCTTGCTTGCGCGAGCTCGCGGGCGTTGGAGGCCTTCATCGCCTCGTGTTCCATTTCGCCCGATTCAAGGTTGGCGATGGTTCGCTGTAGTTCCATCTGGCGAACGAAGGCGGGGTTTCCGGTAGCGATGGCTTTGTGGTGTGCCATAGCGTCTCCGCTCCCCTCCAGCGGCTCCATCTCTCGCAGCTCCTGGTCGGCGCGGTAGAACTGCTCAATGAAGCGCGCCTTTCGGCTGACGGTGCCCCAGGAGAAAGCGTCATGGGTGGAAGCACCGATGTAGACCGCTTCAAAGAGGTCAGTGTTCTGGTTGCCCTGGCGGAGCCCTCGGCCAAGCCGCTGTTCGAGGTCTGCCGGCCTCCAGGGCACATCAGCATGGTGAATACCAACGCACCGGGACTGGATGTTAGCTCCGGTACCCAATTTTTCCGTGTTACCGATCAGGACGTCCACCTGACCGTTATTGCAGTCGTCAAACAGTTGCAATCGCCGGTCGTCCCAGTCATGAATGAAGCGGATACGTTCGCGATCCATTCCCCGTGACACCAAATCATCCCGGATGGCGTCGTAGACGTTGAACTTATCTGGCTTGGGCACTCCCCTATCGCAGAAGATGATCTGGAATCCCCCCAGGTTGGGAGATAGTTCCCCAAGCTGATCCCGGTAGGTATTTTCTCGATTGGCTTCCCAGAGGCGGTGAACTTCGGTGGTGATGGCGTGGACGCGGCCCACCCCGGGGGTGTGATCCAGCCCAGCCAGGCGTGGGTCCAGAGTCGCCGTCTTTCCGTCGTTGATGAGTTTGAGTGGGTTGTCGATCCGGGGATTGTCGACGGCAGTCAACTGATCTTCCCGCCAGAGAAGGTCTCGGTTGAAGTCCTTGATTTCCTGGCCCGGATCGAACTCTATGACCTGAGCTTGTCCACCGATCAGCTCCGGCAGCGTCGCGGTGATCTGGTCTCGGCCAACGTAGTCCATAAACGGCGTGCACATGCGCGCAAGGTCAGCAACATTGACGTATCGGGAAACCTTCGTTGATTCCTTGATAGCGCCGGCCGCGGTGAAGTCGATCTCGGTCACCTTCTCAGTGAAATTGACACCCCAAGAGCTAACGCCGGCTACGTGTGCCTCCCGCAGCAGATCCGGGCGCAGGTAATGCTGCATGACCCACAACTCGGCAATCTGGTTGGAGATCGGCGTGCCCGTCGCGAAGGTCACTATCGGGCGCCCCGCCTCCTTAATCGACCTGAGGTAGGACAGCTTCATATCCATGTCGGTGGCCTTCTGTGAACCGGGGTGATGCAGGTCGCGCAGAGCGGAGTAGCGGGCCAGATTCTTGTAGCCGTGAGCCTCATCCACGATGAGGTAGTCCACGCCGGCCTGGTCGAAGGTGACTCCCAGGTCGGTGCCGATCTTGTCCGCGATGGTGCGCAGGACTTCTTCTCGCCGCTTGATAGTTCGCTCCATGTCCTTGATGGACATCTTCTGGCCGACTCCGTGCTCCCTTAACTGCTCTAGGTCGTCGCGTAAGGAGTTGAGCTCACGTTCGAGGTAGTCGTGCTCGATTTGGGGTGCGACCGGCACTCGCCGGAACACGGACTCCGGGATGACAACCAGGTCCCAGTCGTGGAGAGCGACCTGAGACATGAACAGCTGTCGCTTGGCAGCGTCGCCACGTGCGGCCGCCCCTGACAGCACGTTCGCTCCGGGATACCACTGCTTGGCCTCCCGGGCGATCTGCTCGACTAGGTGATTCGGCACGACGAGCATGGGCTTGGATGCCAGCCCTAGGCGGCGGAGCTCCATCGCACCCATGATCATGGAACCGGTCTTTCCCGCGCCCACGACGTGGTTGAGAAGCACGGCTTCCTCGTTGACGATTCGCTCAACGGCATTGAGCTGATAGATGTAAGGGTGGAACTTCTCGGACATCCCCGGCATGAGTCGGTCGGACCCGTCGTAGACTGGGGCGACGACGTTGTTGAAGGCGTCGTTGTAGGCGTCAATGAGGGTGGCGTGGCGCTCGGGGGTTGCCATGGCCCACTTCTGAAAGTGGGCGGCTAGCTCGTCGGCTTTGCGTCCGGCAAACCGGGTGGCATCGACGTTGACAACGGTGGTGGTCACAGGCTTCTCGATACCCATTGCTTCCTTGGCTTCAATCGAGAAGTTTAGCTTTGGCGGAGCCATGTTCATCGCTGCTTCGAGCGACTGGGCTGCTGAGAGGACGGTGGCGGAGTATCCGCGGTGTGCAACACCGTGGTGCGAGAAGCGTCTGTGGGCCTTGTTACTCGCCTGGTAGTTGAAGTCGCCTTGCGCACCGGCTGCCCGCACTCCCCACTCCAGGTCCGCCTGATCCTGCGCGGCCCACCGCTTGGGTAGCGTGACCTTCCACTGGTCCACCACGTGAGTCAACTTGATCTGGTGGCTGGCAGCAGGCGGGATGTGGAAGGTCTCAATGAGGAAGTCGCGGTAGACGTCCTCCGGTACCCAAGTTGCTCCGAGGTTGATTGTGATCCCCTCGGTAATCTTCTCGGGAAGCGCTCTTTCCAGCGCCGCGGCGTTCAGCACGAATCGTGGGTCTTTATCTGCCAGGATCTCGGCCTGGGCAAGCTTGCTTCGGACCGGTCCAGAAAGATACTTCGCAGCCGGAATCCATGATTCTGGGCGCGCGGGGTCACGGAAGGCGAGCTGTCCGCTTTCCAGTTCCTCCACCACCGTCTCGGCGGTGTAAGCGTCTCCGAGCAGAGCGGAAAGCCCCTGGGCCGTGATGTGGGTCGATGAGTGGGACAGCAGCGTGATCGCGTCAGTTACGGTGTCAGCATGGTCTGGCTCTGCGACGGTACGGATCGGGTTGGTCGTGAAAAGCGCGCCCTTGCGCGCTTGCTTGGAGGCCTCGTCGTAGTGCTCCAGGGCAGTGACCGTTGTGATGAAGGGGTCCGATGCGAGGGCGCCTTTGAGATGCCGGCGGAGGGGTGTGGGATCTTCGACGGGTTGAGAAGCGGCGTCCCTGAGTCGCTGTTCTTCGTCCTCGGGGAGGGCTCCCTCATAGGGCCGGTCGCCAAGGGCGTTATCAGCACGCCATTCGGCTTCGAGTCGCTGGTATTCCCGGGCTATCTGCTTGGCGGTGCGCTGTCGTGGTTCCTGGATCTTGTGGAGGTTGATCGGCCCATGGTCCGCGACGTAGGCGTCGTACTGGGCGTTTAGTTGTTTGCGCAGGGCCCTGATTGCTGCGAGCTCGTCGTTGCTACAGGCGGTCAGAAGCGCCGTCGTGGTGTCGCGAAGGTCGATCAGCGCCGCCCATTGAGGAGCGTACTTTCGGGCCGGCGCCACCTCCGTCCACTCGTAGGGTCCGGCAGCTTGGTTGCGGAGTAGCTGCTCGAAGAGCAGAGACCCATCGGCCTGGTGGGTGTATCGCACGGTTCCTGGTACCTGCTGAAGCTCTTGGGTAGCTCTTTCTACGAGTCCAGCTGTGTCGACGTGCCCGGCCTGGTCGAGAGCCTCCAGGCTGACCGTGTGCCCCATCCCGGCATGCTTGGCTCTAGTGAGATCCTCAGTCAGAACGTCGGAGATTCGTTTGGCCAGAGCGGTCACATTTTGCCCTTCGGCGTCGATGTGGAGCTGAGGCCCAAAGCGACCGGATACAGCCTTCGCCTGTCCAAGGATGTGATCGGGGTGAGTGTCAAAGAACTCATTGATCCGCAGGTCGTGACCGTCAACGGTCTGCTCAACGGTATTGAGGAACTGGACGGTGAGTTCGCTTGGTTCTTGTCCCTCATCGCGGACGCGGAACACCAGAATGTCTGTGGCTACCTGGGTTCCTGCGTGCGCGGCGAACGCGCCGGTGCGACCGGATGGCAGACGGAGTCCGGTGAGAAAGTCTGCCCGCTCCGCAAACGCTTGACGGGCATCGTAGCCAGCACGGCGCGCGTCGGCAGTATGCGTGCTGGTGATGACCGCGACGAGCCCGCCCGGTGCGGTCAGATCAATCGACTTTGAGATGAAGTAGTTGTGCGTACTCAGCTGTGCCCTGTTCCGGTCGGGATCGTAGGGCTTCGACTGATCGAAGGGGACGTTGCCGATTGTCACAGCGAAAGAGTCATCAGCCACGTTGAAGTCGATGAAGTTCTCGCGTCGGATCTGCGTCTCCGGGTGGCGCGCTGCAGCAATGAGAGCGCTGATGGGATCGATTTCGACCCCCACAATGTCCTGGGGCCGCGGTGCGGTCGCCGCAAAGTTTCCGGTTCCACATCCTGGTTCCAGGACACGCCCCTCGGTGTACCCTGCCGCGGCTAGGCCCTGCCACATCGCAGTGGTGATCTCGGGTGGAGTAAAAAAGGCTGTCAGGGTGGCTCGCCGCGCCGCCGCATACTCCTCTGGGGTCAGGAGGTTCTGGAGTCTTTCCCTCTCTGCCGCGAATGTGGTGTCAGTACTGTCGAAAATCTCCGGCACAGCGCCCCAGGATGTAAAACCCTCGAGAAGGACCTGCTCGTCGCGAGAGGGCATCCTATTCGCTGTCTGGAGGGTCTTCGCGACGGCTAGCGCAGAGAGATTAACGCTGATTCGTACTCGGGCGAGTCCGGTTGACGTCGAGCTTCCCTCTACACCCGGGGCTGATACGGGATGTAGGCTGCTTCGGCCTCCCTCAGCATCTGAGTCACTTCCTCGTAGCTCTCCCCTGCCCGTGTGTGTGGCAGCCTCTGTCCCGTGAACTTGAGGTGTTCGATCAGTGCCTCCGCGTACATCCAGAAGGTTGCTGATTCCTCCTCCCACAGATCCTTCACGAGGTCCTGCGTCTCCAGAGAGACGTGGACGTGTCCGGGAGTCTCCCTCCACTGCCCCGGAGTCCGCAGCGTCTGCTGATACAGGTCGTCCTCCTGGTCCTCCTGGCTGGCGACGATCTCCTCGGTGATCGGGTCGAGATACTTCCCCCGGATCTCCAGCTCCGCCTGATACTTCGCGCGCTCCTGGATCTGCCCCCAGCTCAGTCCGTCTGGCTGACGACCGTGGTGCGTCGTCCACTTGATCCGCGTCTGGTGAGCGATCCGGTCCGACAGATCGCTCCACTCTGCCAGCATCGTCTCGTACAGACTGGTCACTTCCGCGTCCGTCACCTCGGGGGCCCTGGCCCTCAATGTCGCTTCCACGTCTCCTCGATGAATCATTGGTTGTCTCCTCCTCCGCTAGAAAATCAAAGATGCTTATCTGATTTGGGTTCAAACTTTTTCTTCGAGCCATGCAACTAGCTTATGCTCAACCTATGGGCTGAACAGCGTCATTAGCCCTCCATTACCCTCATTCGGGCTCATGCCATATACCCATATAGCCATATGGGTAGCAATATGGCTATATGGCTATAGCCCACGCTGCGCCTTCCAGGCGTTGATGAGCTGGTCGGTCATAGACACCCCGGTTTCAAATGCTTCCCGCCTCATCTGATCGTGCAGATCGACGGGGATATTGATTGTCGTTCGATGCAGATGAACACGCTGTGGGGGCTCCCCCCTGAATGTGTCCGCGATGGACGAGGGGGAAGTGACTCTCGGGGAGTTGCCCTTCTGATTCTTGAGCTGCTTTGTGAAATCCGGGCTCATGACAGAACCTCCATAATCTGGTTGAAAGCGGTGTCGTAGCCGAGTAGCTGGCGAGCGTCATTGGCCGGCCAGTTGCCGAATGCCTGACGAAACGACTCTCGGCGGGGGATGTTGACCGGAAAAACAGCATGTCCAGCTTCCTCCAGAACGTCTCGTGCCTGGGCAGTTAGCGTGGCCTGCGGATTAACCTGCGTCAAGAGAATCGCCGTGGGCTTGCCGTTGATGGCGCCCAGGGTTTCCCAGACTCGACTGATGTCCGTGAGGGATGGTGCTGTGGGAATAACAACGAAGTCCGCGACCGCTAGGGCCCGGTCGATGACGGCAGGATTTCCCGGAGGGGTGTCGATGATGGTGACCCCGTCATCCGGGAGGCGTCCCAGTGTCACCGCATTGGCGACAATCAACTCACATGGAACCTCCCCCGCGTTCTCGAGCCATGTAGTGGCTGATGCCTGAGGATCGGCGTCGACGAGCCGGACGGCGTGGCCGGCATGGGCAGCTGCTGCCGCGAGATAGACCGAAGTGGTCGTTTTGCCGACTCCGCCCTTGGTGTTGACGATCGCAATGATTGCCATGAGATTCCTCCTGAATCGTTCTATTGGCGTTAACCCTAGCAGGTACACAGACAGACAGCTACCCATATGCCCATATGGGTAGCCATACACATCTATGCGGCTTCGTTTTCCGTAGTACCCCATCGAGTGTTCCTGCTTCTTTCCTGCCGTTGGATGGGTGCCTGATGCGGGCCAGGAGTCACAGGGCGGGGTCGGTCGAGACTGCCCTGTAGCGCCTGCAGCGAAGGATCGACTAAGCAGCACCCGGCTGTTTCTTGAACCTCATTGCCTTTCCGTAGCGTGAATTGGTTTCCATTGTCGATGTCCATTTGGCCCGTGCGGACACGGGGATTGTGTCAATCAGCGGTATGAAAGAACTCGATTACCAGACCCTTGATCCCTACGGCAGTGACCACAGAGAAAATTGGGCAAGGCTTCGCGGAGCGGAGCCGCGGCAGCTGCGATGGTGCATCTATCTAATGAAGGCAGTGGCGATGGTTACTGCCTGTAGCCGGGAGTAGAGTTCTATCTTCTACAGTTCTAAGGGATGATACCGGGGAGTCATCTGTGCATGTCAGGACCAAAGAAGCTCGTAACGGGCATGTACAAATCCGCGCACGGGCATGTACAAATCCGCGCACGGGCATGTACAAATCCGCGCACGGGCATGTACAAATCCGCGCACCGCTTTTGTCGGCATGTACAAATCCGCGCTGGGTTACCTGCGGTAATGGGGAACAGCCTCCAGATGACAGATCTGGGCATGTACAAATCCGCGCACGAAGAGGAAAAGAAGAACCCGCACTCAGAGCGAGTGCGGGCGGGAGGGGTGTCACTGAGTCAGTTCACTGACGCGGCGTCGATTCTTCATTGGGATGGACGGAGCGCCGGCCTGGACAGTCACTCCCTCTGTGGTGACGCTGACTCCGACGTCCGGCCAGAGGGCCTCGATAGCGTGAACGCACTTTTTTATCTCGCGTCGGAAGCCAGCCATTTCATCGCTATTTTTCGGGGGAGTGGTCGTGAAGTTGCTCGCGATCACATCCCATCCGAACTCG
This region of Corynebacterium atrinae genomic DNA includes:
- a CDS encoding SNF2-related protein — translated: MPSRDEQVLLEGFTSWGAVPEIFDSTDTTFAAERERLQNLLTPEEYAAARRATLTAFFTPPEITTAMWQGLAAAGYTEGRVLEPGCGTGNFAATAPRPQDIVGVEIDPISALIAAARHPETQIRRENFIDFNVADDSFAVTIGNVPFDQSKPYDPDRNRAQLSTHNYFISKSIDLTAPGGLVAVITSTHTADARRAGYDARQAFAERADFLTGLRLPSGRTGAFAAHAGTQVATDILVFRVRDEGQEPSELTVQFLNTVEQTVDGHDLRINEFFDTHPDHILGQAKAVSGRFGPQLHIDAEGQNVTALAKRISDVLTEDLTRAKHAGMGHTVSLEALDQAGHVDTAGLVERATQELQQVPGTVRYTHQADGSLLFEQLLRNQAAGPYEWTEVAPARKYAPQWAALIDLRDTTTALLTACSNDELAAIRALRKQLNAQYDAYVADHGPINLHKIQEPRQRTAKQIAREYQRLEAEWRADNALGDRPYEGALPEDEEQRLRDAASQPVEDPTPLRRHLKGALASDPFITTVTALEHYDEASKQARKGALFTTNPIRTVAEPDHADTVTDAITLLSHSSTHITAQGLSALLGDAYTAETVVEELESGQLAFRDPARPESWIPAAKYLSGPVRSKLAQAEILADKDPRFVLNAAALERALPEKITEGITINLGATWVPEDVYRDFLIETFHIPPAASHQIKLTHVVDQWKVTLPKRWAAQDQADLEWGVRAAGAQGDFNYQASNKAHRRFSHHGVAHRGYSATVLSAAQSLEAAMNMAPPKLNFSIEAKEAMGIEKPVTTTVVNVDATRFAGRKADELAAHFQKWAMATPERHATLIDAYNDAFNNVVAPVYDGSDRLMPGMSEKFHPYIYQLNAVERIVNEEAVLLNHVVGAGKTGSMIMGAMELRRLGLASKPMLVVPNHLVEQIAREAKQWYPGANVLSGAAARGDAAKRQLFMSQVALHDWDLVVIPESVFRRVPVAPQIEHDYLERELNSLRDDLEQLREHGVGQKMSIKDMERTIKRREEVLRTIADKIGTDLGVTFDQAGVDYLIVDEAHGYKNLARYSALRDLHHPGSQKATDMDMKLSYLRSIKEAGRPIVTFATGTPISNQIAELWVMQHYLRPDLLREAHVAGVSSWGVNFTEKVTEIDFTAAGAIKESTKVSRYVNVADLARMCTPFMDYVGRDQITATLPELIGGQAQVIEFDPGQEIKDFNRDLLWREDQLTAVDNPRIDNPLKLINDGKTATLDPRLAGLDHTPGVGRVHAITTEVHRLWEANRENTYRDQLGELSPNLGGFQIIFCDRGVPKPDKFNVYDAIRDDLVSRGMDRERIRFIHDWDDRRLQLFDDCNNGQVDVLIGNTEKLGTGANIQSRCVGIHHADVPWRPADLEQRLGRGLRQGNQNTDLFEAVYIGASTHDAFSWGTVSRKARFIEQFYRADQELREMEPLEGSGDAMAHHKAIATGNPAFVRQMELQRTIANLESGEMEHEAMKASNARELAQARLNLPQQQALVARLTALEPQAGEWVEADAEQRTWTIAGITYSNRADATAGLTAALATIARDRKTEPVPVAVIGGVEMKAKYSYENSALILSTPIGTHPDGVPENLVRENLHRTDEEEKTLAQKRSGFLARLEGGVKSVVTHAQWAETDLEKIRNTIDKLETQPAAGPYPRLPELTEARQALQEVNEKISRFNSSAAERQAQAAYGQRLAAKGRVPGFSLALNPTTYMVENGIQDHPNSPPMTADDEHGWIVDEPTHQHFGGRKLLDLTAPAHPVEGAARRKESQDFTQAHEWETVSSDSYSPDM
- a CDS encoding ParA family protein, whose protein sequence is MAIIAIVNTKGGVGKTTTSVYLAAAAAHAGHAVRLVDADPQASATTWLENAGEVPCELIVANAVTLGRLPDDGVTIIDTPPGNPAVIDRALAVADFVVIPTAPSLTDISRVWETLGAINGKPTAILLTQVNPQATLTAQARDVLEEAGHAVFPVNIPRRESFRQAFGNWPANDARQLLGYDTAFNQIMEVLS